The Paenibacillus yonginensis genome segment TCGTTCAAGTTGTCCCTGCTAACGATTTTCTCAAGCAACCGGTCCTTCGACTCGGTTGCGTTGGTGTCGTCGGTTTCGGTTATCCTCGCAGGACTGTGCACTCCCGCATATCCTTCGTGTTCCGCACTATTCTTTTGCAAAGAGTCTTCCGTTAGAAGTTGGCTGCCCTTGGCTCCTGTTTCGGTAACTTTCATTGACTTCACCTCCTAAGGTTCAGCCCTTCCCTCGAACCGTCGACTGTTCGCGGTACTATGGCGTCTGCTGACTTCTCATGATAAATCTTGTTTCAACCGTGATTCGAAGTGCATCTCCTCACGTCCATGAGACCTCCCACGGTAAGACGATTCACTTTCCTTCCATATACCCACATCATTTACATTGGTACGTCCGTGTAGTTAATTGGACTTCGTCTTGTTTAGCAGACTCATCCCGTATCCTATGCCTGATGATGTTCGTGTTCCTTGGGCCGGAAGTTTGCCTCCAGCTTCCTTTGGATTCCACCTCGCGGTGGACACCCTTGCTCTTGGCTAGTGGTTGGTAACTACAAACCCCCACAGTGGACTTTCACCACCTAGTTAATCGCCATGCGTGGCACACTAAAAAAGAGACGTTCCTGTGAACGTCCCAATTCGTTACCGCCAATCTCGGCTTTGATTTAATGCATGCTGCCCCCGGCCTCGGAGTCCAGCGCATAATCGCTGAAAGTCGAAATTACACTGTTGTATTCCTCCAGATCCTGTACTCGGATTCCGTTATGAAGCTGATTCACAATTTCTTTGGGGAGAGCGGATTCCATAGACTTGATATCAATTTGGAAAAACGTCCGCATCACCTTCTCCTTCTCCGGCTTGCCTTCAAACAAACTTAAGGTTCCATGGGCATCAAGCCCGATGTAGCCTTTCTCTTTACAGGTAGCCGACAGCTCGGCGACATGCTCCTCCAGCCAGACTTCTCCTTTATGATCAATCCTGCCCTGCCAGGCGGGATGAGCTTTCATTAATCCGATAATTTCGTCCGGCTTCATAATTCCGATGATTTTATGTTCAGAGCCGCAAACGTACACCGTACCTGTATGCACAATACGAGCCCGCTGGGAACGGGTCAACTCAGTTTTGAAATCTTCATGGGATCCCTCTTCGGCGTGGTCTTCCGTCCACTCCTGGATGCCGGCCAGCGTTTCCGCAGCCACCGGTCCGTCATCGCTCAGCAGTTCTTTTAACTGCTCGGAGAGAGGCATGCCCAGGCTCGCAAGACCAACTAGCAATCCTACAACCATAAACGTCCATAGGGCTCTTCTCCACCTTCTCCAGCGGTTTCTCATCCTTCTTTTCAATTTGAAAATACTCACAGGTGTATCCCTTCTATCCAGTGTTATTTTTTCCTATTTTGACCCTGCAGGGATGCAATTATGCAAATAACCTGATGATGACGGATCTCCGCAAATTATAAAAAAATCAGAACCACCCGTCCAACGGGTGGTTTGCACTAGGGGTATAACCCCTTGTTGCCAAACTGCGCCTAAAGACGCTAGCCTGACCACAAAGCGTTCAGGCTCAGTGTTATTTG includes the following:
- a CDS encoding BofC C-terminal domain-containing protein, translating into MRNRWRRWRRALWTFMVVGLLVGLASLGMPLSEQLKELLSDDGPVAAETLAGIQEWTEDHAEEGSHEDFKTELTRSQRARIVHTGTVYVCGSEHKIIGIMKPDEIIGLMKAHPAWQGRIDHKGEVWLEEHVAELSATCKEKGYIGLDAHGTLSLFEGKPEKEKVMRTFFQIDIKSMESALPKEIVNQLHNGIRVQDLEEYNSVISTFSDYALDSEAGGSMH